Proteins found in one Panicum hallii strain FIL2 chromosome 4, PHallii_v3.1, whole genome shotgun sequence genomic segment:
- the LOC112889992 gene encoding putative DNA glycosylase At3g47830 isoform X2, giving the protein MPRKPKRKAPASPAAHGTSPEPYPSHASPSPAQCLAVRDALLGFHGFPEEFAPFRRLRLGGRSPEDCSCDSPPPPSPTVLDGIVTTLLSQNTTEAISRRAFASLKAAFPSWDQVVDEEGTRLEDAIRCGGLAATKAARIRAMLRGVRERRGKICLEYLRELSVDEVKRELSQFKGIGPKTGWCVPWVKQKTLLWICCKGGLVACVLMFYLQKDDFPVDTHVHRITKAMGWVPVTASREKAYIHLNNKIPDDLKFDLNCLIVTHGKLCQTCAKKMGGEKSKVPNAACPLASYYCVGEKLQQ; this is encoded by the exons ATGCCCCGGAAGCCCAAGCGGAAGGCTccggcctcgccggcggcgcACGGCACCTCGCCGGAACCCTACCCTTCCCACGCCTCTCCCTCCCCTGCGCAATGCCTGGCCGTCCGCGACGCGCTGCTCGGGTTCCACGGCTTCCCCGAGGAGTTCGCGCccttccgccgcctccgcctcggcggtcgctcgccagaGGATTGCAGCTGTGACTCCCCTCCGCCTCCTTCCCCCACCGTCCTCGACGGGATCGTCACCACCCTCCTCTCCCAGAACACCACCGAGGCCATCTCCCGCCGCGCCTTCGCCTCCCTCAAGGCCGCATTCCCCTCCTGGGACCAG GTGGTGGACGAGGAGGGGACGAGGCTGGAGGACGCCATCCGCtgcggcgggctggcggcgaCGAAGGCCGCGAGGATACGGGCGATGCTGAGGGGCGTGAGGGAGCGGAGGGGCAAGATTTGCCTCGAGTACCTGCGGGAGCTGTCGGTGGATGAGGTGAAGAGGGAGCTATCGCAGTTCAAAGGAATCGGGCCAAAGACC GGATGGTGCGTGCCATGGGTGAAGCAAAAGACATTGCTTTGGATTTGTTGTAAAGGGGGACTG GTGGCATGCGTGCTGATGTTCTATCTTCAGAAAGATGATTTTCCAGTAGATACTCAT GTACATCGCATTACAAAGGCTATGGGTTGGGTTCCAGTAACAGCTAGCAGGGAGAAAGCATACATTCATCTAAACAATAAGATCCCAGATGATCtgaaatttgatttgaattgTCTTATTGTAACTCATGGGAAGCTTTGCCAAACATGTGCCAAAAAGATGGGAGGTGAGAAAAGCAAGGTTCCCAATGCTGCCTGTCCACTAGCAAGTTACTATTGTGTTGGTGAAAAGCTTCAGCAGTAG
- the LOC112890068 gene encoding protein CREG1 isoform X2 produces the protein MLSPARFGLAAAFLLVLRLPAPAPVSAARPIVAGKPAPSEATATARWLAAQNTWGVVSTISSDLNGAPFGNVVSYSDGLPGEGHGIPYFYLTTLDPTARDALEDERTSFTLSEFPLGTCGKIDPENPTCSKLTLTGKLKLVDLQSSEADLAKSALFTKHPEMKDWPKNHHFKIFKLEIENIFLIDWFGGPKPISPSQYLEFGRNQQSVMSS, from the exons ATGCTTTCCCCTGCTCGCTTcgggctcgccgccgccttcctcctcgtcctccggcTGCCGGCGCCGGCTCCGGTCTCAGCCGCCCGCCCAATCGTCGCCGGCAAGCCTGCCCCCTCCGAGGCCACCGCCACTGCGAGGTGGCTCGCCGCACAGAACACGTGGGGTGTCGTCAG CACAATATCAAGTGATCTAAACGGGGCTCCATTTGG CAATGTAGTTTCATATAGTGATGGGTTACCGGGTGAGGGTCATGGAATTCCATACTTCTACCTGACAACTCTGGATCCCACTGCAAGGGATGCGCTGGAGGATGAAAGGACCTCCTTCACCCTGAGTGAGTTCCCTCTTGGGACATGTGGGAAGATTGATCCTGAAAACCCCACTTGTTCAAAACTTACTCTTACTGGAAAG TTGAAGTTGGTTGACCTGCAGTCATCTGAAGCAGATTTGGCCAAGTCAGCACTTTTCACCAAACATCCTGAAATGAAAG ATTGGCCAAAGAACCATCATTTCAAGATCTTCAAATTGGAAATCGAAAATATATTTTTGATTGATTGGTTTGGGGGTCCTAAACCCATATCCCCCTCCCAGTACCTTGAATTTGGAAG GAATCAGCAATCAGTGATGTCGTCATAA
- the LOC112889992 gene encoding putative DNA glycosylase At3g47830 isoform X1, with the protein MPRKPKRKAPASPAAHGTSPEPYPSHASPSPAQCLAVRDALLGFHGFPEEFAPFRRLRLGGRSPEDCSCDSPPPPSPTVLDGIVTTLLSQNTTEAISRRAFASLKAAFPSWDQVVDEEGTRLEDAIRCGGLAATKAARIRAMLRGVRERRGKICLEYLRELSVDEVKRELSQFKGIGPKTGWCVPWVKQKTLLWICCKGGLVACVLMFYLQKDDFPVDTHVHRITKAMGWVPVTASREKAYIHLNNKIPDDLKFDLNCLIVTHGKLCQTCAKKMGGIINGCWCFDKRLQNLATALAAKGFCKAVVQ; encoded by the exons ATGCCCCGGAAGCCCAAGCGGAAGGCTccggcctcgccggcggcgcACGGCACCTCGCCGGAACCCTACCCTTCCCACGCCTCTCCCTCCCCTGCGCAATGCCTGGCCGTCCGCGACGCGCTGCTCGGGTTCCACGGCTTCCCCGAGGAGTTCGCGCccttccgccgcctccgcctcggcggtcgctcgccagaGGATTGCAGCTGTGACTCCCCTCCGCCTCCTTCCCCCACCGTCCTCGACGGGATCGTCACCACCCTCCTCTCCCAGAACACCACCGAGGCCATCTCCCGCCGCGCCTTCGCCTCCCTCAAGGCCGCATTCCCCTCCTGGGACCAG GTGGTGGACGAGGAGGGGACGAGGCTGGAGGACGCCATCCGCtgcggcgggctggcggcgaCGAAGGCCGCGAGGATACGGGCGATGCTGAGGGGCGTGAGGGAGCGGAGGGGCAAGATTTGCCTCGAGTACCTGCGGGAGCTGTCGGTGGATGAGGTGAAGAGGGAGCTATCGCAGTTCAAAGGAATCGGGCCAAAGACC GGATGGTGCGTGCCATGGGTGAAGCAAAAGACATTGCTTTGGATTTGTTGTAAAGGGGGACTG GTGGCATGCGTGCTGATGTTCTATCTTCAGAAAGATGATTTTCCAGTAGATACTCAT GTACATCGCATTACAAAGGCTATGGGTTGGGTTCCAGTAACAGCTAGCAGGGAGAAAGCATACATTCATCTAAACAATAAGATCCCAGATGATCtgaaatttgatttgaattgTCTTATTGTAACTCATGGGAAGCTTTGCCAAACATGTGCCAAAAAGATGGGAG GCATCATTAATGGCTGTTGGTGCTTTGATAAGAGGTTGCAAAACCTTGCAACAGCGCTAGCAGCAAAAGGATTTTGCAAAGCTGTGGTTCAATGA
- the LOC112890067 gene encoding U-box domain-containing protein 39, with protein sequence MATGTGRPWWAPPFPSPPPSFTADPPEEFLCPISGSLMADPVVVPPGQTFERACIQACAALAFSPPAVAADLAAPVSSSTPLVLVPNVALRTAILNWCDRLGLPHPAPLSPGTAHDIVRRLMPPQREDQSSKSQRPQVASSVRVRRQSVDGFVPEPSPNQRGDALEEEIMAVLGAEGATPAEQASAMASLRQATRENKEVRRQLCTPRLLAALRPMLLSADAGVQVNAAAAVVNLSLEPENKVRIVRSGAVSPLVDVLRGGHPEARDHAAGAMYSLAVEDENRAAIGVLGAIPPLLELFAGAAGAAGYRARREAGMALYHVSLSGMNRSKIARAPGAVRTLLAAAEARDRSNEADAAALRRLAVMILANLAGCPDGRAALMDGGAVAAVVRLMLNGSAAPGSAEEEYCISTLYGMSRGSMRFRGLARAAGVEAALQPVAEGDGGVGRDMARRTLRTMRGEDDDAPVTATGLLGRQWDDGSVVSEGLVSIRRPPHRSNYAGPSGSNTTQF encoded by the coding sequence ATGGCGACGGGCACCGGCCGGCCCTGGTGGGCGCCGCCGTTCccttctccgccgccgtcgttcACGGCCGACCCGCCGGAGGAGTTCCTCTGCCCGATCTCGGGCTCGCTGATGGCGGACCCGGTCGTCGTGCCGCCGGGCCAGACCTTCGAGCGCGCCTGCATCCAGGCCTGCGCCGCGCTCGCCTTCTCcccgcccgccgtcgccgccgacctCGCCGCGCCCGTCTCCTCGTCGACCCCGCTCGTGCTCGTCCCCAACGTCGCGCTCCGCACCGCCATCCTCAACTGGTGCGACCGCCTCGGGCTGCCGCACCCGGCCCCGCTGTCGCCGGGCACCGCCCACGACATCGTCCGCCGCCTCATGCCGCCTCAGCGCGAGGACCAGAGCTCCAAGTCGCAGCGGCCACAGGTGGCCTCCTCGGTCCGGGTTAGGAGGCAGAGCGTCGACGGCTTCGTGCCGGAGCCCAGCCCCAACCAGAGGGGTGACGCTCTGGAGGAGGAGATCATGGCCGTGCTCGGGGCGGAGGGCGCCACCCCCGCGGAGCAGGCGTCGGCAATGGCGTCGCTGCGGCAGGCGACGCGGGAGAACAAGGAGGTAAGGAGGCAGCTCTGCACGCCGCGCCTCCTCGCGGCGCTGCGCCCGATGCTGCTCTCGGCCGACGCTGGCGTCCAGGTcaacgcggcggcggcggtggtcaaCCTGTCGCTGGAGCCTGAGAACAAGGTGCGGATCGTGCGGTCCGGGGCGGTGTCGCCGCTCGTGGACGTGCTCCGCGGCGGCCACCCGGAGGCGCGCGACCACGCCGCGGGCGCCATGTACAGCCTCGCCGTGGAGGACGAGAACCGCGCCGCCATCGGCGTGCTGGGCGCGATCCCGCCGCTGCTGGAGCTGTTCGcgggcgcggccggcgccgcGGGCTACCGCGCGCGGCGCGAGGCCGGGATGGCGCTGTACCACGTCTCGCTCTCCGGGATGAACCGGTCCAAGATCGCGCGCGCGCCGGGGGCCGTGCGGACGCTGCTCGCTGCCGCGGAGGCGCGGGACCGCAGCAACGAggccgacgccgccgcgctGCGGAGATTGGCCGTCATGATCCTGGCGAACCTGGCCGGCTGCCCCGACGGGCGCGCCGCCCTGAtggacggcggcgcggtggccgcGGTCGTCAGGCTGATGCTCAACGGCTCCGCCGCGCCGGGGAGCGCGGAGGAGGAGTACTGCATATCAACGCTCTACGGGATGAGCCGGGGCAGCATGAGGTTCCGGGGgctcgcgcgcgcggcgggcgtcGAGGCGGCGTTGCAGCCGGTGGCcgagggcgacggcggcgtgggGCGGGACATGGCGCGGCGCACGCTGCGGACCATGCGCGGGGAGGACGATGACGCCCCGGTCACGGCCACCGGGCTGCTCGGACGGCAGTGGGACGACGGGAGCGTCGTGTCGGAGGGGCTCGTGTCCATCCGGCGGCCGCCGCACCGGAGCAATTACGCCGGGCCGTCCGGGTCAAACACGACCCAGTTCTGA
- the LOC112889992 gene encoding putative DNA glycosylase At3g47830 isoform X4 — MPRKPKRKAPASPAAHGTSPEPYPSHASPSPAQCLAVRDALLGFHGFPEEFAPFRRLRLGGRSPEDCSCDSPPPPSPTVLDGIVTTLLSQNTTEAISRRAFASLKAAFPSWDQVVDEEGTRLEDAIRCGGLAATKAARIRAMLRGVRERRGKICLEYLRELSVDEVKRELSQFKGIGPKTVACVLMFYLQKDDFPVDTHVHRITKAMGWVPVTASREKAYIHLNNKIPDDLKFDLNCLIVTHGKLCQTCAKKMGGEKSKVPNAACPLASYYCVGEKLQQ, encoded by the exons ATGCCCCGGAAGCCCAAGCGGAAGGCTccggcctcgccggcggcgcACGGCACCTCGCCGGAACCCTACCCTTCCCACGCCTCTCCCTCCCCTGCGCAATGCCTGGCCGTCCGCGACGCGCTGCTCGGGTTCCACGGCTTCCCCGAGGAGTTCGCGCccttccgccgcctccgcctcggcggtcgctcgccagaGGATTGCAGCTGTGACTCCCCTCCGCCTCCTTCCCCCACCGTCCTCGACGGGATCGTCACCACCCTCCTCTCCCAGAACACCACCGAGGCCATCTCCCGCCGCGCCTTCGCCTCCCTCAAGGCCGCATTCCCCTCCTGGGACCAG GTGGTGGACGAGGAGGGGACGAGGCTGGAGGACGCCATCCGCtgcggcgggctggcggcgaCGAAGGCCGCGAGGATACGGGCGATGCTGAGGGGCGTGAGGGAGCGGAGGGGCAAGATTTGCCTCGAGTACCTGCGGGAGCTGTCGGTGGATGAGGTGAAGAGGGAGCTATCGCAGTTCAAAGGAATCGGGCCAAAGACC GTGGCATGCGTGCTGATGTTCTATCTTCAGAAAGATGATTTTCCAGTAGATACTCAT GTACATCGCATTACAAAGGCTATGGGTTGGGTTCCAGTAACAGCTAGCAGGGAGAAAGCATACATTCATCTAAACAATAAGATCCCAGATGATCtgaaatttgatttgaattgTCTTATTGTAACTCATGGGAAGCTTTGCCAAACATGTGCCAAAAAGATGGGAGGTGAGAAAAGCAAGGTTCCCAATGCTGCCTGTCCACTAGCAAGTTACTATTGTGTTGGTGAAAAGCTTCAGCAGTAG
- the LOC112890068 gene encoding protein CREG1 isoform X1, producing the protein MLSPARFGLAAAFLLVLRLPAPAPVSAARPIVAGKPAPSEATATARWLAAQNTWGVVRSIAYLVGHSLIPAHIFLSTISSDLNGAPFGNVVSYSDGLPGEGHGIPYFYLTTLDPTARDALEDERTSFTLSEFPLGTCGKIDPENPTCSKLTLTGKLKLVDLQSSEADLAKSALFTKHPEMKDWPKNHHFKIFKLEIENIFLIDWFGGPKPISPSQYLEFGRNQQSVMSS; encoded by the exons ATGCTTTCCCCTGCTCGCTTcgggctcgccgccgccttcctcctcgtcctccggcTGCCGGCGCCGGCTCCGGTCTCAGCCGCCCGCCCAATCGTCGCCGGCAAGCCTGCCCCCTCCGAGGCCACCGCCACTGCGAGGTGGCTCGCCGCACAGAACACGTGGGGTGTCGTCAG ATCAATAGCCTATTTGGTTGGTCATTCGCTAATACCTGCTCATATCTTTCTCAGCACAATATCAAGTGATCTAAACGGGGCTCCATTTGG CAATGTAGTTTCATATAGTGATGGGTTACCGGGTGAGGGTCATGGAATTCCATACTTCTACCTGACAACTCTGGATCCCACTGCAAGGGATGCGCTGGAGGATGAAAGGACCTCCTTCACCCTGAGTGAGTTCCCTCTTGGGACATGTGGGAAGATTGATCCTGAAAACCCCACTTGTTCAAAACTTACTCTTACTGGAAAG TTGAAGTTGGTTGACCTGCAGTCATCTGAAGCAGATTTGGCCAAGTCAGCACTTTTCACCAAACATCCTGAAATGAAAG ATTGGCCAAAGAACCATCATTTCAAGATCTTCAAATTGGAAATCGAAAATATATTTTTGATTGATTGGTTTGGGGGTCCTAAACCCATATCCCCCTCCCAGTACCTTGAATTTGGAAG GAATCAGCAATCAGTGATGTCGTCATAA
- the LOC112890024 gene encoding protein JINGUBANG-like, producing the protein MFITIKITQCLTNVYHNLLSMLPYAGCKFAVSRVYNNWFSMSWSSQKTQAHDVSETEQTILFSSQSSHPSLQYSPNPNLSPCLYQCTATLKGNSFYVSSLTVDGDSLYIASSDGHIRLWPLDMAMDAQRAELSSSTVAVTNSSIKCVIATGNGLVSSHQDGKIRVWHAPRRNGSCGHLALRAVLPTAVDCLRTFLFPGNYVEVRRHRKRTWVHHVDAVTALALSPDGAEMYSVSWDRSLKVWRLPSLRCAQSVSAAHGDALNAVAVSADGHVFTGSADGTVKAWRRGPGQRKLALVGTMERHKAAVNALAVGVGGTVLYSGACDRSVVVWEYCAGGGMAAAAATLRGHTKAVLCLAAAGDVVCSGSADRTVRVWRRGAAEAGYTCLAVLDGHAGAVKSLALVRKSGGDHDDGPCDGCCSAAHVCSGSLDCDVKIWRVTISCLRVP; encoded by the coding sequence ATGTTTATCACTATAAAGATAACCCAATGTCTTACTAATGTTTATCACAACCTTCTTTCTATGCTTCCATATGCAGGTTGCAAGTTTGCAGTGAGCAGAGTCTATAATAACTGGTTTTCCATGAGCTGGAGTAGCCAAAAAACCCAAGCCCATGATGTGTCTGAGACGGAACAAACCATATTATTCTCGTCGCAATCGAGTCACCCTTCCTTGCAGTACTCCCCAAACCCAAACTTGAGCCCATGCCTCTACCAGTGCACTGCCACTCTCAAAGGTAACTCATTCTATGTCTCCagcctcaccgtcgacggcgactCGCTCTACATAGCCTCGTCAGATGGGCACATCAGGCTGTGGCCGCTGGACATGGCCATGGACGCGCAGCGAGCCGAGCTGTCCAGCTCTACGGTTGCAGTCACCAACAGTTCCATAAAGTGTGTCATCGCCACCGGCAACGGCCTCGTCAGCTCGCACCAGGATGGCAAGATCAGGGTGTGGCATGCCCCCCGGAGGAACGGGAGCTGCGGCCACCTCGCCCTGCGCGCCGTCCTGCCGACCGCCGTCGACTGCCTGCGCACGTTCCTGTTCCCCGGCAACTACGTGGAGGTCCGGCGGCACCGGAAGCGCACCTGGGTGCACCACGTCGACGCGGTCACCGCGCTCGCGCTGTCCCCGGACGGCGCGGAGATGTACTCCGTGTCGTGGGACCGGAGCCTCAAGGTGTGGCGGCTGCCGAGCCTCCGCTGCGCCCAGTCCGTCTCGGCGGCGCACGGCGACGCCCTCAACGCCGTGGCCGTGTCGGCCGACGGGCACGTGTTCACCGGCTCGGCCGACGGGACGGTCAAGGCGTGGAGGCGCGGCCCGGGGCAGAGGAAGCTCGCGCTGGTCGGCACCATGGAGCGCCACAAGGCGGCGGTGAACGCGCTGGCGGTCGGTGTGGGCGGGACGGTGCTGTACTCCGGCGCGTGCGACCGGTCCGTCGTGGTGTGGGAGTACTGCGCGGGCGGTGGcatggcggccgccgccgccacgctcAGGGGCCACACGAAGGCCGTGCTGTGcctggccgccgccggggaCGTGGTGTGCAGTGGCTCGGCGGACAGGACGGTGAGGGTGTGGAGGAGGGGAGCGGCAGAGGCGGGCTACACCTGTCTGGCCGTGCTGGACGGCCATGCCGGAGCAGTGAAGAGCTTGGCGTTGGTGAGGAAATCGGGAGGTGATCACGACGACGGCCCGTGCGACGGGTGCTGCTCCGCAGCTCATGTTTGCAGCGGATCGCTGGACTGTGACGTGAAGATTTGGAGAGTGACCATTTCTTGTTTACGAGTGCCGTAG
- the LOC112889992 gene encoding putative DNA glycosylase At3g47830 isoform X3, with the protein MPRKPKRKAPASPAAHGTSPEPYPSHASPSPAQCLAVRDALLGFHGFPEEFAPFRRLRLGGRSPEDCSCDSPPPPSPTVLDGIVTTLLSQNTTEAISRRAFASLKAAFPSWDQVVDEEGTRLEDAIRCGGLAATKAARIRAMLRGVRERRGKICLEYLRELSVDEVKRELSQFKGIGPKTVACVLMFYLQKDDFPVDTHVHRITKAMGWVPVTASREKAYIHLNNKIPDDLKFDLNCLIVTHGKLCQTCAKKMGGIINGCWCFDKRLQNLATALAAKGFCKAVVQ; encoded by the exons ATGCCCCGGAAGCCCAAGCGGAAGGCTccggcctcgccggcggcgcACGGCACCTCGCCGGAACCCTACCCTTCCCACGCCTCTCCCTCCCCTGCGCAATGCCTGGCCGTCCGCGACGCGCTGCTCGGGTTCCACGGCTTCCCCGAGGAGTTCGCGCccttccgccgcctccgcctcggcggtcgctcgccagaGGATTGCAGCTGTGACTCCCCTCCGCCTCCTTCCCCCACCGTCCTCGACGGGATCGTCACCACCCTCCTCTCCCAGAACACCACCGAGGCCATCTCCCGCCGCGCCTTCGCCTCCCTCAAGGCCGCATTCCCCTCCTGGGACCAG GTGGTGGACGAGGAGGGGACGAGGCTGGAGGACGCCATCCGCtgcggcgggctggcggcgaCGAAGGCCGCGAGGATACGGGCGATGCTGAGGGGCGTGAGGGAGCGGAGGGGCAAGATTTGCCTCGAGTACCTGCGGGAGCTGTCGGTGGATGAGGTGAAGAGGGAGCTATCGCAGTTCAAAGGAATCGGGCCAAAGACC GTGGCATGCGTGCTGATGTTCTATCTTCAGAAAGATGATTTTCCAGTAGATACTCAT GTACATCGCATTACAAAGGCTATGGGTTGGGTTCCAGTAACAGCTAGCAGGGAGAAAGCATACATTCATCTAAACAATAAGATCCCAGATGATCtgaaatttgatttgaattgTCTTATTGTAACTCATGGGAAGCTTTGCCAAACATGTGCCAAAAAGATGGGAG GCATCATTAATGGCTGTTGGTGCTTTGATAAGAGGTTGCAAAACCTTGCAACAGCGCTAGCAGCAAAAGGATTTTGCAAAGCTGTGGTTCAATGA